In Dioscorea cayenensis subsp. rotundata cultivar TDr96_F1 chromosome 11, TDr96_F1_v2_PseudoChromosome.rev07_lg8_w22 25.fasta, whole genome shotgun sequence, a single genomic region encodes these proteins:
- the LOC120271875 gene encoding BEL1-like homeodomain protein 9, with protein MTNLMLCITSHRTVAERSSDSPILTNPLLLPIPSSSFSASSLNPNSNLNSGCLGGSAFPIPSSSSSSPNPNLNLNSGRLGGSASRAFSLLFSSAALFEHAPSRPFTGYAAVLSGSRYLEPALQVLEVACGVGRVRAFFYGDHFGMEDTCRAGRVVNESVLGKEQQWKKARLVSMLDEVCSRYTHYYQQLQAVIQAFESVAGLSTAAPYALMALQTMSKQFKCLTNLISDHLHLTARNPETYRQPPIWRPQRGLPERAVAVLRKWLFEHFLHPYPTDIDKQMLAKHTGLSRNQVSNWFINARVRLWKPMVEEVQSLELSQSYQFPAGDRKIEELGKGLSAAGRGNGGVPLTLALHQSNEVCIYKPLHRNAVRSFGFDYDDITRNTGKFNGNICTDSFCRYL; from the exons ATGACCAATCTCATGCTATGTATCACGTCCCACAGAACAGTCGCAGAGAGAAGCTCCGATTCTCCGATTCTAACTAACCCTCTTCTCCTCCccatcccttcttcttctttttctgccTCATCCCTAAACCCTAACTCTAACCTGAACTCTGGTTGCCTTGGTGGTTCTGCGTTCCccatcccttcttcttcttcctcatcccCAAACCCTAACCTTAACCTGAACTCTGGTCGTCTTGGTGGTTCTGCTTCTCGGGCTTTCTCTTTGTTGTTTTCCTCGGCGGCTCTGTTTGAGCATGCGCCGTCGAGGCCGTTTACTGGTTATGCTGCGGTTTTGAGTGGATCTAGGTATTTGGAGCCTGCGTTGCAGGTGCTTGAAGTGGCTTGTGGGGTGGGTCGTGTTAGAGCTTTTTTTTATGGTGATCATTTTGGGATGGAGGATACTTGTCGCGCTGGGAGGGTTGTGAATGAATCAGTGTTGGGGAAGGAGCAACAGTGGAAAAAGGCTAGACTAGTTTCCATGCTCGATGAG GTCTGCAGCAGGTACACACATTATTATCAGCAATTGCAAGCAGTTATCCAAGCTTTTGAATCTGTTGCTGGCCTTAGTACTGCTGCACCATATGCCTTGATGGCTCTCCAGACAATGTCAAAGCAATTCAAGTGTCTAACAAATTTGATATCGGATCATTTGCATCTAACTGCAAGAAACCCAGAAACATACAGGCAGCCACCAATCTGGAGGCCTCAGAGAGGACTGCCTGAAAGAGCAGTAGCTGTGCTACGTAAATGGTTGTTCGAGCATTTCTTGCATCC gtACCCTACAGACATTGACAAGCAAATGTTGGCAAAACATACAGGTCTATCTAGAAACCAG GTTTCGAACTGGTTTATCAATGCAAGAGTCAGGCTCTGGAAGCCAATGGTGGAGGAGGTACAGTCCCTCGAGCTCAGTCAATCTTATCAATTTCCGGCAGGAGACAGGAAGATTGAAGAACTAGGCAAAGGATTAAGTGCTGCTGGCAGGGGAAATGGTGGTGTTCCTCTTACTCTCGCTCTCCACCAAAGCAATGAAGTTTGCATATATAAACCTCTCCATCGGAATGCTGTTCGTAGTTTTGGTTTCGACTATGATGACATTACAAGAAATACAGGAAAATTCAATGGAAATATTTGTACGGATTCGTTCTGTCGCTATTTATAA